One Pyrus communis chromosome 4, drPyrComm1.1, whole genome shotgun sequence genomic region harbors:
- the LOC137731256 gene encoding uncharacterized protein, giving the protein MEIVSTTYYDNLKRCWRRRRYQRLNGDTKKKMRVARLGGGRAKGSPRRSWKLKTKLRLLKLVSPIKLLAKFNNGYVDMMIRMAGKAGGVGRIAAKKIAKPQDQISVASCGDELVDSRLVLEIYKRLAASRQLAAY; this is encoded by the coding sequence atggaGATTGTTTCGACCACTTACTATGACAACTTGAAGAGGTGCTGGAGGAGGAGAAGGTACCAGAGGCTGAATGGTGACaccaagaagaagatgagggtGGCGAGGCTCGGTGGCGGCAGAGCTAAAGGGAGTCCTAGACGCAGTTGGAAGCTCAAAACTAAGCTGAGGCTGCTGAAGCTTGTTTCCCCCATAAAGCTTTTGGCTAAGTTTAATAACGGTTACGTTGATATGATGATTCGGATGGCGGGCAAGGCCGGCGGCGTGGGAAGGATTGCGGCGAAGAAGATTGCAAAGCCCCAAGACCAGATTTCGGTGGCTTCTTGTGGTGACGAGTTAGTTGACAGCAGATTGGTTTTGGAGATTTACAAGAGGTTGGCAGCTTCTCGCCAACTAGCTGCCTATTGA
- the LOC137731257 gene encoding uncharacterized protein, producing the protein MEIVPTTYYDNLKRYWRRRRYQKLNGEPRKKMRVTRLGGGAKGSTSPKRSWKLKTKLRLMKFVSPIKLLTKLHNGYVDLMIRMAGKAGGVGRISAKKIAKPQDQVSVAACGDQLVDSRLVLEIYKRLAASRQLADHGLIVESQSNFFNLMDM; encoded by the coding sequence atggAGATTGTTCCGACTACGTACTACGACAACTTGAAGAGGTACTGGAGGAGGAGAAGGTACCAAAAGCTGAATGGTGAGCCTAGAAAGAAGATGAGGGTCACAAGGCTCGGCGGAGGAGCTAAAGGGAGCACTAGTCCTAAACGGAGTTGGAAGCTCAAGACCAAGCTGAGGCTGATGAAATTTGTTTCACCAATAaagcttttgacaaagttgcataaCGGTTACGTGGACCTGATGATTCGGATGGCGGGAAAGGCCGGCGGCGTTGGGAGGATTTCCGCGAAGAAGATTGCAAAACCCCAGGATCAGGTTTCAGTGGCTGCCTGTGGTGATCAGTTAGTTGACAGCAGATTGGTTTTGGAGATTTACAAGAGATTGGCAGCTTCTCGCCAATTGGCTGATCATGGATTGATAGTTGAAAGCCAAAGCAACTTCTTCAACTTGATGGATATGTAG
- the LOC137731806 gene encoding lipid phosphate phosphatase 2-like produces the protein MPEIQLGSHTVRSHGVQVARVHMHDWLILLVLAGIDLGLNLIEPFHRFVGEGMMTDLKYPLKDNTVPFWGVPIIAVLLPLAVILVYYFIRKDVYDLHQAILGLLFSVFITAILTDAIKDGVGRPRPDFFWRCFPDGKGVFDPTTKDVMCTGSKSVIKEGHKSFPSGHTSWSFAGLGFLAWYLSGKVRAFDRRGHVDKLCIVFLPLLIAALVGVSRVDDYWHHWQDVCAGSLIGITIASFCYLQFFPPPYDADGWGPHAYFQMLAESQNRDESSSNNANSLSVQPAELTSIYVQPRNGAELSRGNSGDTNYMLHGHENGRRHPSIGCL, from the exons ATGCCAGAAATTCAGTTGGGTTCCCACACTGTAAGGTCCCATGGAGTTCAGGTGGCAAGGGTTCATATGCATGATTGGCTCATTCTGTTAGTTCTCGCCGGAATTGATCTCGGTTTGAACCTGATAGAGCCGTTTCACCGCTTTGTTGGGGAGGGCATGATGACAGACCTCAAGTACCCTTTGAAAGACAATACAGTTCCCTTCTGGGGTGTCCCG ATAATTGCGGTACTGTTGCCGCTTGCTGTCATTCTTGTGTACTACTTCATCCGAAAGGATGTCTATGATCTGCACCAGGCCATTTTGG GCCTTCTATTCTCTGTCTTCATAACCGCCATTTTAACTGATGCCATCAAAGATGGTGTTGGTCGACCTCGTCCAGACTTCTTTTGGCGTTGTTTCCCTGATGGAAAAGGG GTATTTGATCCTACCACAAAGGATGTCATGTGTACTGGGAGCAAGAGTGTCATTAAGGAAGGACATAAAAGCTTCCCAAGCGGGCATACTTCAT GGTCCTTTGCAGGTCTTGGTTTCCTTGCATGGTACTTATCGGGGAAAGTAAGGGCGTTTGATCGTAGAGGACATGTTGATAAGCTTTGTATTGTCTTTCTACCACTACTTATTGCAGCACTGGTGGGAGTTTCTCGAGTTGATGACTATTGGCATCATTGGCAAGATGTTTGTGCTGGCAGCCTTATAG GAATCACCATCGCTTCATTTTGTTACCTGCAATTCTTTCCACCTCCATACGACGCAGATG GTTGGGGACCTCATGCATACTTTCAGATGCTGGCAGAATCTCAAAATCGCGATGAATCCTCGTCTAACAATGCCAATAGTCTTAGTGTGCAGCCTGCAGAGCTTACGAGTATATACGTCCAACCTCGGAATGGCGCTGAATTATCGCGAGGCAATAGCGGAGACACGAACTACATGCTACACGGACACGAAAATGGGAGAAGGCACCCGAGTATAGGCTGTTTGTAG
- the LOC137731805 gene encoding lipid phosphate phosphatase 2-like isoform X2, which translates to MESARVFLEKYLKSSFIKVMAWRNLGSLFNFRGIFQGRTSEVELGRYTIKSHGAALAKKHMHDWLILVLLGVIDLILFIIHPFYRFVGKDMMEDLRYPMKENTVPLWAVPMYSVLLPIAIFLFFYMRRKDVYDLHHSILGLLFAVLITGVITDAIKNAVGRPRPDFFWRCFPDGKDVYDRFGGVMCHGKGSDLKEGHKSFPSGHASWSFAGLGFLSLYLCGKIKAFDRKGHVAKLCIVLLPLLAASLVGISRVDDYWHHWQDVFAGGLLGLVVASFCYRQFFPSPYHDQGWGPYAYFSALEETRSHSNPGVNPMNNALSVQVIGAQNVNEQHIQIGDALAAFSHNRYTSISAHEMESGEK; encoded by the exons ATGGAAAGTGCTCGCGTTTTTCTggaaaaatatttgaagtctTCTTTTATTAAG GTTATGGCGTGGAGGAATCTGGGATCGCTTTTTAATTTCCGGGGTATCTTTCAG GGAAGAACTTCGGAAGTCGAACTGGGAAGGTACACGATTAAATCCCATGGAGCTGCACTTGCAAAGAAGCACATGCACGATTGGCTTATACTGGTGCTCCTTGGAGTGATAGATCTCAttttgttcatcattcatcCGTTCTACCGTTTCGTGGGGAAGGATATGATGGAAGACCTTAGATATCCCATGAAAGAGAACACGGTGCCTCTGTGGGCTGTCCCT ATGTACTCGGTTTTGTTGCCTATTGcgattttcctctttttctatATGCGTCGGAAAGATGTCTATGATCTGCACCATAGCATTCTAG GCCTCTTGTTCGCGGTGCTGATTACTGGTGTTATCACGGATGCGATTAAAAATGCGGTTGGCCGGCCTCGACCAGACTTCTTTTGGCGTTGCTTTCCTGATGGAAAAGAT GTCTATGATCGGTTTGGGGGTGTAATGTGCCATGGTAAGGGCAGTGACCTAAAGGAAGGACATAAGAGTTTTCCAAGTGGTCACGCTTCAT GGTCCTTTGCAGGTTTAGGATTTCTCTCGTTGTACTTGTGCGGGAAGATTAAAGCATTTGATCGCAAAGGGCACGTGGCAAAACTATGTATTGTCTTGCTTCCTCTACTTGCTGCATCTCTCGTTGGCATTTCAAGAGTAGATGACTACTGGCACCATTGGCAAGATGTGTTTGCTGGAGGCCTCTTAG GACTTGTTGTGGCTTCGTTTTGTTACCGGCAATTCTTCCCTTCCCCTTATCACGATCAAG GGTGGGGTCCTTATGCGTATTTCTCTGCATTGGAGGAAACACGTAGCCATTCAAATCCGGGTGTCAATCCTATGAACAATGCACTGAGTGTGCAGGTGATCGGGGCTCAGAATGTGAACGAACAACACATACAAATTGGCGATGCACTTGCAGCATTCTCTCACAACCGATACACAAGCATTAGTGCGCATGAAATGGAATCGGGCGAAAAGTAG
- the LOC137731805 gene encoding lipid phosphate phosphatase 2-like isoform X1, whose amino-acid sequence MESARVFLEKYLKSSFIKVMAWRNLGSLFNFRGIFQQGRTSEVELGRYTIKSHGAALAKKHMHDWLILVLLGVIDLILFIIHPFYRFVGKDMMEDLRYPMKENTVPLWAVPMYSVLLPIAIFLFFYMRRKDVYDLHHSILGLLFAVLITGVITDAIKNAVGRPRPDFFWRCFPDGKDVYDRFGGVMCHGKGSDLKEGHKSFPSGHASWSFAGLGFLSLYLCGKIKAFDRKGHVAKLCIVLLPLLAASLVGISRVDDYWHHWQDVFAGGLLGLVVASFCYRQFFPSPYHDQGWGPYAYFSALEETRSHSNPGVNPMNNALSVQVIGAQNVNEQHIQIGDALAAFSHNRYTSISAHEMESGEK is encoded by the exons ATGGAAAGTGCTCGCGTTTTTCTggaaaaatatttgaagtctTCTTTTATTAAG GTTATGGCGTGGAGGAATCTGGGATCGCTTTTTAATTTCCGGGGTATCTTTCAG CAGGGAAGAACTTCGGAAGTCGAACTGGGAAGGTACACGATTAAATCCCATGGAGCTGCACTTGCAAAGAAGCACATGCACGATTGGCTTATACTGGTGCTCCTTGGAGTGATAGATCTCAttttgttcatcattcatcCGTTCTACCGTTTCGTGGGGAAGGATATGATGGAAGACCTTAGATATCCCATGAAAGAGAACACGGTGCCTCTGTGGGCTGTCCCT ATGTACTCGGTTTTGTTGCCTATTGcgattttcctctttttctatATGCGTCGGAAAGATGTCTATGATCTGCACCATAGCATTCTAG GCCTCTTGTTCGCGGTGCTGATTACTGGTGTTATCACGGATGCGATTAAAAATGCGGTTGGCCGGCCTCGACCAGACTTCTTTTGGCGTTGCTTTCCTGATGGAAAAGAT GTCTATGATCGGTTTGGGGGTGTAATGTGCCATGGTAAGGGCAGTGACCTAAAGGAAGGACATAAGAGTTTTCCAAGTGGTCACGCTTCAT GGTCCTTTGCAGGTTTAGGATTTCTCTCGTTGTACTTGTGCGGGAAGATTAAAGCATTTGATCGCAAAGGGCACGTGGCAAAACTATGTATTGTCTTGCTTCCTCTACTTGCTGCATCTCTCGTTGGCATTTCAAGAGTAGATGACTACTGGCACCATTGGCAAGATGTGTTTGCTGGAGGCCTCTTAG GACTTGTTGTGGCTTCGTTTTGTTACCGGCAATTCTTCCCTTCCCCTTATCACGATCAAG GGTGGGGTCCTTATGCGTATTTCTCTGCATTGGAGGAAACACGTAGCCATTCAAATCCGGGTGTCAATCCTATGAACAATGCACTGAGTGTGCAGGTGATCGGGGCTCAGAATGTGAACGAACAACACATACAAATTGGCGATGCACTTGCAGCATTCTCTCACAACCGATACACAAGCATTAGTGCGCATGAAATGGAATCGGGCGAAAAGTAG